In the Streptomyces sp. 3214.6 genome, CGACCTGCCCCGAATGTTCCCGCGTTGCGAAAAATTCTGGCCAACTCGTCTACAGAGCCGGTCGGATCCGGCCTGGAGTCGCGCACCGGATTCGGGGAGGCAATCTCCCACAATGCCCTGACAACACACCATGTCTCGCCCTCGGTACGGAAGTTCAGCTTCCGGACCGCTCTTCGAGTTACCTGTGCGTCGGTAGTAGGCTCGCGCCGTTTGTTGACGCACATGCGTACCCCCTGTCGGTGGGGGTTCGAGCTGGGGGAGGCCATGCGCTTTCGCGGGAAGTCGATCCGCCGGAAGATCGTGGCGCTGCTCCTCGTGCCGCTGGTTTCCCTGACCGCGATCTGGGGCTTCGCCACGGTGCTCACGGGACGTGAGGCGAGCCGTCTGTTCACCATGTCGTCCCTCGTCGAGAAGGTCGGCTACCCCATCGAGGACACCGTCCGCGTCGTCCAGCAGGAACGCCGCCAGACCCTCGTCTACCTTGCCGACCCCCGTGCCTCCGACGCGCTGTCCGCGCTGCGCCGCACCCGGACCGCCACCGACGAGGCACTCGCCGAAATCCGAAAGAACGCCCAGGACCCCGACGTACGCGACGTCCTCGACCAGGAGGACGGCGAGAGCCTGACCGCGGTCCTCGACGCCTTCGACGGCGTCGACTCCCTGCGCCGCAGCGTCGAGGAGGGCACCGTCACCCGAGCCCAGGCCCTCGACCTCTACACCCAGCTGATCGACCCCTGCTACGCCCTGTTGGCGAAGATGGACGTGGTCGACAGCGTGGAGATGGACAAGCAGTACCGGGCGCTCGTCGGCGTGGCCCGCGCCCGTGAACTGCTCTCCCAGGAGGACGCCCTGCTCGGCTCCGCCCTGGTCGTGGGCAAGTTGAGCCGCGAGGAGCTCCGCGACGTCTCCGACCTTGCGGCCCAGCGGGGAGTGGTCTACGACATCAGCCTCGCCCAACTGCCCACCGCGGAGCGCGAACGCTACGAGAGCTTCTGGAAGAACGCCACCACCGCCCCGCTGCGGACGGTCGAACAGGCTGTCGTCGCCACCACGCCCGGCCGCCTGCCTCGAGGCGTCAGCGCCCGGAACTGGGACACCGCGGCCGGAAACGTCCTCGACGAGCTCGGCACCCTGGACGAGCAGGCCAACGACCGCTATCAGGACCGTGTCGGTCCGGTGGCGACGGAGGTCATCGTCAAGGCGGTCGTCGCCGGTGTCTTCGGGCTGATCGCCCTGCTCGTCTCCCTCGTCCTGTCCGTGCGCATCGGCCGCGGCCTCATCCGCGACCTGCGTCAGCTTCGGCTGGAGGCCCATGAGGCGTCCGGAGTGCGGCTGCCCAGCGTGATGCGCCGCCTGTCCGCTGGCGAACAGGTCGACGTGGAGACCGAGGTTCCGCGGCTGGAGTACGACAAGAACGAGATGGGCGACGTCGGCCAGGCCCTCAACACCCTCCAGCGCGCCGCCGTCGAGGCCGCAGTCAAGCAGGCCGAGCTGCGGGCCGGCGTCTCCGAGGTCTTCGTCAACCTCGCCCGCCGCAGCCAGGTCCTGTTGCACAAGCAGCTCACCCTGCTCGACACCATGGAGCGTCGCACCGAGGACACCGAGGAACTCGCCGACCTCTTCCGCCTCGACCACCTCACCACCCGCATGCGCCGACACGCCGAGGGTCTGGTGATCCTCTCCGGCGCGGCACCTTCCCGGCAGTGGCGCAAGCCCGTTCAGCTGATGGACATCGTGCGCGCCGCGGTCGCCGAGGTCGAGGACTACGAACGCATCGAGGTCCGCCGCCTGCCCCGCCTTGCGGCGACCGGCCCGGCCGTCGCCGACCTCACCCACCTGGTGGCCGAACTCCTGGAGAACGCCACGGTGTTCTCCCCGCCGCACACCGCCGTCCAGGTGTTCGGCGACCGGGTCGCCAACGGTTTCACCCTCGAGATCCACGACCGTGGCCTCGGTATGGCGCCCGAGGCTCTCCTGGAGGCCAACCTCCGGCTCGCCGAGACACCGGAATTCGAGCTGTCCGACACCGACCGCCTCGGGCTGTTCGTGGTCAGCCGCCTCGCCCAGCGGCAGAACGTCCGCGTCTCCCTGCAGCCCTCGCCGTACGGGGGGACGACCGCCATCGTCTTCATCCCCGACGCACTGCTGACCGACGACGTCCCCGACACCAACGGCATCGGCTTCCGCCTCGACCGCCCCCGGCCCCCGAAGGAGCCGGAGCCCGGGGAGACCCGCAGGGCCGCTCTCTCCGCGGCCTCGGTGCAGCTTCCCGGTCTGCCCGCCTCGATGCTCGACGGACCCGTCGAGCTGGAGGCCCCCGTCGACCTGGACGCCCTCGGAGGTTTCCCGGCCCCGCTGGAGGACGACGACGAGCACGGCGGCCTGTTCCGTCCGCGCCGCTCCCTCACCCGTGCTGAGGACGAGCCGGCCGCCGGTGCCTTCGACCAGCACCGCAGGCTGCCCGACGGCCTCGGCGACCCCGAGGGGCCGGTCAGTGACGACCCGGCCGCCCCGGTACCGCTGCTGCCCGGTTCGCGCACGCCCAAGCTGGTCAGCTCGCACGGGCGCCCGGTCACGGACCAGCGGCCCCGGCGGGCGGAGACGGACACAGAGCCCCCGGCCAGGCCCGGCCCCCGCCGTGTGGAGGGCGAAGGCCCGGCGCCTCTGCCGTCCCGCCGCCGCGGCACGACGGCACAGATCCCCCGCAACGGCGGCCCCGTCGAGCGGCCCGCACCGCCGGAACACCCCGGGCGGGACGCAGACGAGCAGTCCCAGCCTCCAGTCCTCCCACGGCGCAGCCGGCAGAGCCCTGCGCTGCCCACCGACCCCGACGACACGGCTGGGCGCGCCGCGACCGAGGCCCCCGGGACGCACGGGAGCGCACAGGCCGGTGACTGGGGCAGCGGCACCCGGAACCCAGGAACCGCGCCTCATGACAACGGCTCCGGCACCCGAGCGCTGCCGCGGCGCGTGCGCCAGGCGAACCTGGCCCCGCAACTTCGGCAAGGCCCGGATCCGCGCACCGAGAACCGTGCCGACCCCGCGGACCGGGACGCCGACGAGGTACGCAGCCGCATGGCCTCGCTCCAGCGGGGCTGGCAGCGTGGCCGCGTAGAGAACGCCGCGGGCGACGACGCCCACAGCGGCACAGCACCACAAGGAACGACAAAGGGGGACGGTCGATGACCGCACCGAAGGCGACCGGCCACAGCACCACCAACGGCGAGCTGAACTGGCTCCTCGACGAACTCGTCGACCGCGTCGCCAGCATCCGCAAGGCCGTCGTCCTCTCCGGCGACGGCCTGCCCACCGGCGTGTCCAAGGACCTGTCCCGGGAGGACGGCGAGCACCTGGCCGCCGTCGCCTCCGGCTTCCACAGCCTCGCCAAGGGCGTCGGTCGCCACTTCGAGGCCGGCAGCGTCCGCCAGACCGTCGTCGAACTCGACGACGCCTTTCTGTTCGTCACGGCCGCCGGTGACGGCAGCTGCCTCGCCGTCCTCTCGGACGCGGACTCGGACGTGGGGCAGGTGGCGTACGAGATGACGCTCCTCGTCAAGCGGGTCGGCGTACATCTGGGCACCACCCCGCGCACCGATCTGCCCTCGGGCGGGTAGTGGGAAGGCATGAGCACAGACGGTCAGGGAAACAGTCGCTGGTTCGACGACGAGGCCGGACCGGTCGTGCGTCCGTACGCCATGACGCGCGGCCGTACCACCAGTGCGATGCAGCACCGCCTGGATCTGATCGCGGTGGTCGTGGCCGAGTCCCACGCCGACGAGGCGGAACAGGATCCCGGGCTGTCCCCGGAGCACGTGGGCATTGTGGAGCTGTGCCAGGACGCGCCGCAGTCGGTCGCCGAACTCGCCGCCGGACTCAACCTGCCCATCGGAGTGGTGCGGGTCCTCGTCGGAGACCTCGTGGACGCGGAATTCGTCCATGTGAACCGACCGGTCCCCCCTGCCGAACTGCCCGACGAGAGTATTCTGCGCGACGTGATCAACGGCCTCCGAGCGCTGTGAGCAGCGCGGAAGCGAGGTGAGGACGTGACCGGCTGGCAGTTCTGGGTGGATCGGGGCGGCACCTTCACCGACATCGTCGCGCGGCGCCCCGACGGCCGGCTGCTGACGCACAAACTGCTGTCGGAGAACCCGGCGCGGTACGCCGACGCGGCGGTCGCCGGTGTCCGTGCCCTCCTGGCGGGGGCACCGGACCCCGTCGAGACCGTCCGCATGGGCACGACGGTCGCGACCAACGCGCTGCTGGAACGCAAGGGCGAGCGCACGCTGCTCGTCATCACCCGCGGGTTCCGCGACGCGCTGCGCATCGCCTACCAGAACCGCCCCCACATCTTCGCCCGCCGGATCGAGCTCCCGGAGCTGCTGTACGAGCGGATCCTGGAGGTCGACGAGCGCATCGCCGCCGATGGCAGCGTCCTGCGCGCCCCGGACCTGGACGCCCTCGCGGGCCCCTTGCGGGAGGCGTACGACGACGGGATCAGGGCCGTCGCCGTCGTGTGCATGCACAGCCATCTCCACCCCGCCCACGAACAGGCCGTCGGGCAGCTCGCCGCCCGTACGGGCTTTGCGCAGATCTCGCTGTCCAGCGAGGTCAGCCCCCTCATGAAGCTCGTCCCGCGCGGGGACACCGCCGTCGTCGACGCCTACCTGTCGCCCGTGCTGCGCCGCTACGTCCGGCACGTCGCCGACGAGCTGCACGGTGTGCGACTGATGTTCATGCAGTCCAACGGAGGTCTTGCCGAGGCGAGCCAGTTCCGCGGCAAGGACGCCATCCTGTCCGGGCCCGCGGGCGGCATCGTCGGCATGGCCAGGATGTCCCAGCTCGCGGGTTTCGACCGGGTCATCGGCTTCGACATGGGCGGCACCTCCACGGACGTCTCCCATTACGCGGGCGAGTACGAACGCGTCTTCACCACGCAGATCGCGGGCGTACGGCTGCGCGCCCCGATGCTGGACATCCACACCGTCGCCGCGGGCGGCGGATCCGTCCTCCGTTTCGACGGCTCCCGCTATCGGGTGGGACCGGACTCGGCCGGCGCGGCCCCCGGGCCGGCCTGCTACCGCGGTGGCGGCCCGCTCGCCGTCACCGACGCCAACGTGATGCTCGGCCGCATCCAACCCGCCCACTTTCCGAAGGTGTTCGGGCCCGACGGCGATCAGCCGCTCGACGACGCCCTCGTACGCGACCGCTTCACCGCCCTCGCGCGTGAGATCCATGAGCAGACCGGCGACGACCGCACGCCGGAGCAGGTCGCGGAGGGCTTCCTGCAGATCGCCGTCGCCAACATCGCGGGCGCGGTGAAGCGGATCTCCGTCCAGAAGGGCCACGACGTCACCCGCTACGCCCTCACCACCTTCGGTGGTGCGGGCGGACAGCACGCGTGCATGGTCGCCGACTCGCTCGGCATCCGTACCGTGCTCGTGCCACCCATGGCGGGCGTGCTGTC is a window encoding:
- a CDS encoding nitrate- and nitrite sensing domain-containing protein; translation: MRFRGKSIRRKIVALLLVPLVSLTAIWGFATVLTGREASRLFTMSSLVEKVGYPIEDTVRVVQQERRQTLVYLADPRASDALSALRRTRTATDEALAEIRKNAQDPDVRDVLDQEDGESLTAVLDAFDGVDSLRRSVEEGTVTRAQALDLYTQLIDPCYALLAKMDVVDSVEMDKQYRALVGVARARELLSQEDALLGSALVVGKLSREELRDVSDLAAQRGVVYDISLAQLPTAERERYESFWKNATTAPLRTVEQAVVATTPGRLPRGVSARNWDTAAGNVLDELGTLDEQANDRYQDRVGPVATEVIVKAVVAGVFGLIALLVSLVLSVRIGRGLIRDLRQLRLEAHEASGVRLPSVMRRLSAGEQVDVETEVPRLEYDKNEMGDVGQALNTLQRAAVEAAVKQAELRAGVSEVFVNLARRSQVLLHKQLTLLDTMERRTEDTEELADLFRLDHLTTRMRRHAEGLVILSGAAPSRQWRKPVQLMDIVRAAVAEVEDYERIEVRRLPRLAATGPAVADLTHLVAELLENATVFSPPHTAVQVFGDRVANGFTLEIHDRGLGMAPEALLEANLRLAETPEFELSDTDRLGLFVVSRLAQRQNVRVSLQPSPYGGTTAIVFIPDALLTDDVPDTNGIGFRLDRPRPPKEPEPGETRRAALSAASVQLPGLPASMLDGPVELEAPVDLDALGGFPAPLEDDDEHGGLFRPRRSLTRAEDEPAAGAFDQHRRLPDGLGDPEGPVSDDPAAPVPLLPGSRTPKLVSSHGRPVTDQRPRRAETDTEPPARPGPRRVEGEGPAPLPSRRRGTTAQIPRNGGPVERPAPPEHPGRDADEQSQPPVLPRRSRQSPALPTDPDDTAGRAATEAPGTHGSAQAGDWGSGTRNPGTAPHDNGSGTRALPRRVRQANLAPQLRQGPDPRTENRADPADRDADEVRSRMASLQRGWQRGRVENAAGDDAHSGTAPQGTTKGDGR
- a CDS encoding roadblock/LC7 domain-containing protein, with protein sequence MTAPKATGHSTTNGELNWLLDELVDRVASIRKAVVLSGDGLPTGVSKDLSREDGEHLAAVASGFHSLAKGVGRHFEAGSVRQTVVELDDAFLFVTAAGDGSCLAVLSDADSDVGQVAYEMTLLVKRVGVHLGTTPRTDLPSGG
- a CDS encoding DUF742 domain-containing protein, whose amino-acid sequence is MSTDGQGNSRWFDDEAGPVVRPYAMTRGRTTSAMQHRLDLIAVVVAESHADEAEQDPGLSPEHVGIVELCQDAPQSVAELAAGLNLPIGVVRVLVGDLVDAEFVHVNRPVPPAELPDESILRDVINGLRAL